The DNA segment CAATGGCGATACGCTGACGTTGACCGCCCGAAAACATATGCGGGTAACGGTCGTAATGCTCGGTCTTCAAGCCTACTTTCGCCATGATCGCCATGGATTTCTCTTTACGCTGGGCTTTCGTTAACTTGGTATTGATCTCTAATGGCTCTTCTAAAATTTGTCCCACTTTTTTACGTGGGTTTAGCGAACCATATGGGTTTTGAAATACGATTTGGATTTTTTGACGCAATACTTTGAATGTGTCTTTATCCATTCTCAATAAATCTTGACCTTGGAAATCAATCTCACCATGGGTAGGCGTTTCAATCATCGTCAGCAAACGCCCTAGCGTTGACTTACCACAACCTGACTCGCCTACAATCGCTAACGTCTTACCTGCGTCTAACGTAAATGATACGCCATCAAGCGCTTTTACTGTCGCATCCGGTTTACGGAAACCTTGTGATACTTGATAATGTTTTTTCAGATCAACCGCTTTTAATAACGGTTGTTGCTCTGCAGTATTGGTACTTACAACGTCACTCATGCTGCAGGTCTCCCTTCGATAGTTAACGGCGTATGACATTTAACCTGACCTAATGGGCTTTCATGTGCGCCTGGCTCTTCGGTGCGACACTTATCGATTGCATACGGGCAACGTGGATTAAGCAGGCAACCAACAGGACGGTCATATGCACCAGGAACCACACCTGGCAAGGCCGCAAGGCGAGATTTACCGATGGCCGACTCTGGTGATGAGGCGAGCAAAGCTTGAGTGTACGGGTGCTTAGGATGTTTAAATACTTCCTCAGCTTTGCCTGTTTCTACAATCTGCCCGGCGTACATCACCACAACACGATCAGCCACTTCAGCAACCAAGGCTAGATCATGAGTAATAAGGATCAGGCCCATGTTATTTTTCTTCTGCAGGTCAACCAGCAGGTCAATAATCTGCGCTTGAATAGTTACATCCAATGCGGTTGTTGGTTCATCTGCAATTAATAGTTTCGGATCACAGGCCAATGCCATGGCAATCATCACACGTTGGCTCATACCGCCAGACAGTTGATGTGGATAGACATTCAAACGACTTTCCGGTGCCGGAATACCGACTAAATCCAATAATTCAATCGCCCGTGCTTTACGTGCTGATTTACTACCGCCTTGGTGTACTTTCAATGTTTCCATGATCTGATAACCTACCGTGAAACACGGATTCAAACTGGTCATCGCGTCTTGGAATATCATCGAAATATCAGCACCCGTCAATTGACGTCGGCGCTTTTCAGGCATAGTTAACAGGTCTTGACCTTCATACAACAAACTATCTGCAGTAACGATTCCCGGATGGTCAATTAAGCCCATGATAGACATCGAACTCACTGATTTACCTGAGCCAGATTCGCCAACAATACCGAGGATCTCGCCTTTATCAACACTATAACTAATGTTATCAACCGCTCTGAAGCCGCTGAATGTGACTGATAAGTTTTTAATTTCTAACAGTGACATAAACCAACCTCTTACTGTTTCAATTTAGGATCAAGTGCATCACGCAAACCATCACCCATTAAGTTAAATGCTAATACGGTTAACAAGATTGTCACGCCAGGGAAGGTAACAACCCACCATGCGCTTTGTACATATTGACGTGCGTCCGCTAGCATGGTGCCCCACTCAGCTGTTGGCGCTTGAGCACCTAAACCAAGGAAACCCAGTGCTGCCATATCTAGAATTGCATTGGAGAAACCCAATGTTGCTTGTACGATCAGCGGTGCTAAACAGTTTGGTAATACCGCATTAAACATGATGCGCAGTGGACCAGCACCGGCAATACGCGAAGCGATGACATAGTCTTTGCTCATTTCAGTCATAGTTGATGCACGGGTTAAGCGCACATAGTGTGGAATCGATACCACGGCAATCGAAATCGATGCATTCACAATGCTAGGTCCCATAATAGCCACAATCGCAATCGCTAATAATAGGCTTGGCATGGCTAACATGATGTCAACTAAACGCATTATCACGGTTTCAATACGACCACGATAATAACCAGCAACCAGACCTAATAAGATGCCGATACCCAGTGATAAGGTCACCACTAACATACCTACAAACAGCGATAAACGCGCGCCGTGAATCAAACGCGATAAAATATCACGACCAACCGCATCGGTACCCAACAGATAACCGCCAGTCCATGATGGTGGCTGCAGTAGCGCATCACGGAACTGTTCAATCGGTGAATAAGGGGCAATTAAATCTGCAAACACAGCAACGAAAATCATCATTGCGATATAAACCAGACCCACAACGGCGCCTTTATTGGTACTAAAATATTTCCAAAATTCTTGTAATGGCGTTAACGGTCGCAGTTCAATCACTGGCGCATTATTTGAAACTTCACTCATAATCTTTTATTCCTTGTACCCTGTATCTTATTTCGCGTGACGAATACGTGGATTAACCACACCGTAGATAATGTCTACCAGTAAGTTAACTAAGATGATTAATGTGGCAATAATTAAAATACCGCCTTGTACTACGGGGTAATCACGGCGGCCAATGGATTCAATTAACCATTTGCCAATACCTGGCCAAGCAAAAATAGTTTCAGTTAAGATGGCGCCGGATAATAGGATACCGACCTGCAGACCAATCACAGTGATCACTGGAATTAAGGCATTCCGCAGCGCATGGATAACAATGACACGCCAAGGCGCTAGGCCTTTCGCACGTGCAGTACGGATATAATCTTCACCCAACACTTCTAACATTGAAGAACGCGTCATACGGGCGATAACAGCCAGTGGAATGGTACCTAATACAATAGACGGTAGAATGAGGTGATGAATAGCAGATCCAAACGCGCCCACTTCATCTGATAATAACGAATCAATCAGCATGAAACCGGTGACGTGATCGATCCACAGTGACACATCAATACGCCCAGAAACCGGCGTCCAGCCCAGATTCACTGAGAATACTAACATCAACAGTAATGCCCACCAGAAGATCGGCATTGAATAACCCGTCAGTGACACTCCCATAACAGTATGATCAAATATCGAACCACGTTTTACTGCAGCAATAATACCGGCGGGTAAGCCAATACAAATAGCAAATAGCGCGGCTAAAAAGGCCAGCTCAACGGTCGCAGGGAATAACTCGAAGAATTCCTCTACAACTGGTTTTTTGGTTACCAGAGAGTTACCTAGATCGCCTTGCAGGATACCACCTACATAAGAAAAATATTGCTTCCAGATTGGCTGATCTAAACCCAGCTCAGCAGACAAGATTGCATGACGTTCTGGTGAGATACCACGTTCACCCGCCATGATTTCGATCGGGTCACCGGGGATCATATGAATGAGCGTAAAAGTAAGCAAAGTAATGCCGAAGAAGGTCGGGATCACAGTACCTAGTCGCTTTAAAATAAATTGGAACATAGAAAACTCTGAGGGTCTTTAAAAGGTTATCAATAAAGCCAAGGTTAATCACTTATGGATTAACCTTGGCTTACGCTATCCAAAACGCTCAAGTACGCGTTATACGCTTATTAGGCTTAGCACTT comes from the Moritella sp. Urea-trap-13 genome and includes:
- a CDS encoding peptide ABC transporter ATP-binding protein, with amino-acid sequence MSDVVSTNTAEQQPLLKAVDLKKHYQVSQGFRKPDATVKALDGVSFTLDAGKTLAIVGESGCGKSTLGRLLTMIETPTHGEIDFQGQDLLRMDKDTFKVLRQKIQIVFQNPYGSLNPRKKVGQILEEPLEINTKLTKAQRKEKSMAIMAKVGLKTEHYDRYPHMFSGGQRQRIAIARGLMLDPNVVVADEPVSALDVSVQAQVLNLMMDLQDELNLSYVFISHDLSVVEHIANEVIVMYLGRVVEHTTKEELFANPRHPYTQALLSSTPQLNPEHRRERIKLVGELPSPLDPPKGCAFHARCQFANERCNVEQPTLVKYGKSLIACHAVEEQRI
- the dppC gene encoding dipeptide ABC transporter permease DppC; this translates as MSEVSNNAPVIELRPLTPLQEFWKYFSTNKGAVVGLVYIAMMIFVAVFADLIAPYSPIEQFRDALLQPPSWTGGYLLGTDAVGRDILSRLIHGARLSLFVGMLVVTLSLGIGILLGLVAGYYRGRIETVIMRLVDIMLAMPSLLLAIAIVAIMGPSIVNASISIAVVSIPHYVRLTRASTMTEMSKDYVIASRIAGAGPLRIMFNAVLPNCLAPLIVQATLGFSNAILDMAALGFLGLGAQAPTAEWGTMLADARQYVQSAWWVVTFPGVTILLTVLAFNLMGDGLRDALDPKLKQ
- the dppD gene encoding dipeptide ABC transporter ATP-binding protein; this translates as MSLLEIKNLSVTFSGFRAVDNISYSVDKGEILGIVGESGSGKSVSSMSIMGLIDHPGIVTADSLLYEGQDLLTMPEKRRRQLTGADISMIFQDAMTSLNPCFTVGYQIMETLKVHQGGSKSARKARAIELLDLVGIPAPESRLNVYPHQLSGGMSQRVMIAMALACDPKLLIADEPTTALDVTIQAQIIDLLVDLQKKNNMGLILITHDLALVAEVADRVVVMYAGQIVETGKAEEVFKHPKHPYTQALLASSPESAIGKSRLAALPGVVPGAYDRPVGCLLNPRCPYAIDKCRTEEPGAHESPLGQVKCHTPLTIEGRPAA
- a CDS encoding ABC transporter permease subunit, with amino-acid sequence MFQFILKRLGTVIPTFFGITLLTFTLIHMIPGDPIEIMAGERGISPERHAILSAELGLDQPIWKQYFSYVGGILQGDLGNSLVTKKPVVEEFFELFPATVELAFLAALFAICIGLPAGIIAAVKRGSIFDHTVMGVSLTGYSMPIFWWALLLMLVFSVNLGWTPVSGRIDVSLWIDHVTGFMLIDSLLSDEVGAFGSAIHHLILPSIVLGTIPLAVIARMTRSSMLEVLGEDYIRTARAKGLAPWRVIVIHALRNALIPVITVIGLQVGILLSGAILTETIFAWPGIGKWLIESIGRRDYPVVQGGILIIATLIILVNLLVDIIYGVVNPRIRHAK